One genomic window of Cololabis saira isolate AMF1-May2022 chromosome 3, fColSai1.1, whole genome shotgun sequence includes the following:
- the LOC133424405 gene encoding cytosolic non-specific dipeptidase-like yields MSPLLLPSVLLFVGAAHAFQYTELAQYVDDHEEEYVETLRDWVAIESDSSNIERRPDLHRMMEVVAQKLQLMGGTVQLVDIGNQELSDGRTVALPKVATAQFGSDPSKYTVCVYGHVDVQPAKLEDGWATDPYNLTDINGNLYGRGASDNKAPVLAWIHAVEAYQALNMELPVNVKFVIEGMEETGSNGLDSMIVAQRDTFFSDVDYIIISDCGWRSRRPALTYGTRGNCYFFAEVEGPKQDLHSGVYGGTVVEPMTDLVGILDTLINPGGKILIPGIREAVAPLSDDEWRMYQDIEFDMDDYKKKIGVSQLMYTNKVDLLAHMWRYPTVSIHGIHGAFSDSGTKTVIPAKVTAKFSIRQVPNMDPAMVKTQVTDYLHSVFAKRKSPNKLKVTMVIGAKPWLANTQHPLYEAGKAAVKRVFNMDPDLIREGGTIPIARTFQDVTGKSIIMMPIGGFDDGLHSQNEKMSRYNYIEGTKLFIAYLNEVSQIKKTSV; encoded by the exons ACTCTTAGGGACTGGGTTGCGATAGAGAGCGACTCCAGCAACATTGAGAGGAGACCAGACCTGCACCGCATGATGGAGGTGGTGGCTCAGAAGCTGCAGCTCATGGGAGGAACAGTCCAGCTGGTGGATATCGGAAATCAAGAG CTTTCTGATGGACGGACCGTAGCGTTGCCTAAAGTAGCGACGGCTCAGTTTGGCAGTGACCCCAGCAAATATACCGTGTGTGTCTACGGCCACGTGGACGTCCAGCCGGCAAAGCTGGAGGACGGCTGGGCCACGGATCCCTACAACCTGACCGACATCAACG GTAACCTGTATGGAAGAGGAGCATCGGACAACAAGGCCCCAGTTCTAGCCTGGATCCATGCAGTGGAAGCTTACCAAGCTCTTAATATG GAGCTACCGGTCAACGTGAAGTTTGTGATCGAGGGCATGGAGGAGACCGGCTCCAATGGACTGGACTCCATGATTGTGGCCCAGAGGGACACCTTCTTCTCAGACGTAGATTACATCATCATCTCCGACTGCGGCTGGCGGAGCCGACGGCCCGCCCTGACCTACGGCACCAGAGGAAACTGCTACTTCTTTGCTGAG GTGGAAGGACCTAAACAGGACTTACATTCTGGAGTTTATGGGGGCACCGTGGTCGAACCGATGACCGACCTCGTTGGCATTCTTG ACACACTGATCAACCCCGGCGGAAAGATCTTGATTCCCGGCATCAGGGAAGCTGTGGCTCCCCTCTCCGATGACGAATGGAGAATGTACCAAGACATTGAGTTTGACATGGACGACTACAAGAAGAAGATTGGTGTCAGCCAGCTCATGTACACCAACAAG GTGGACCTGCTGGCTCACATGTGGCGCTACCCCACAGTCTCCATCCACGGTATCCATGGAGCCTTCTCCGACTCTGGTACCAAGACTGTAATCCCTGCCAAGGTCACTGCCAAGTTCTCCATAAGACAAGTCCCCAACATGGACCCCGCTATGGTCAAGACTCAG GTGACAGATTATCTCCACTCTGTGTTTGCCAAAAGGAAGAGTCCCAACAAGCTGAAGGTCACGATGGTTATCGGGGCCAAACCGTGGCTAGCTAACACTCAGCATCCTCTTTATGAGGCTGGGAAAGCAGCTGTCAAGAGAG TTTTCAACATGGATCCAGATCTGATTCGTGAGGGAGGGACCATCCCCATCGCTAGAACCTTCCAGGACGTGACCGGGAAAAGCATCATCATGATGCCCATCGGAGGCTTTGATGACGGACTGCACTCTCAGAATGAGAAAATGAGCAG GTACAACTATATTGAAGGAACGAAGTTATTCATCGCGTACCTGAATGAAGTGAGCCAGATAAAGAAGACTAGCGTGTGA